Genomic DNA from Niabella ginsenosidivorans:
GTTAAACTCCTGGTTGGTCATCACGTTAGGAAAGCCGCCGTACTTATCAATAATAGCCTGCAACTGTGCCCGCATAGGTATGACCACCCGCCCGCCGGTCTTGGTCTGAAACAATTCTATACTGCTGCTGGTAATTAAGGCCTGATTTAATTGTCCCCAATCACTGAAGCGTAGCCCGGTATAGCAGCCCAGCAGCAATAAATCCCGTACCCGGTCAAAAATACCTTCAAGTTCCGGCTGGTGCAGCTTCTCAATATCTTGTTCATTCAGGTAGATGGCAAAACTTTCTGTTGGTGTGGCGCTGGCAGCTTTGCCCTTAAAGGCGGGGTTAACCCTTACCCCATGTTCTTCGGCTGCTTTTAGAAATACCTTCAGCACTGTAAAATGCTTACCTAAGGTGTTTTGATTGTGTTTTTTTACATCCACCATGAAGGTTCTTAACTTGCTGAAAAAGTTTTTATCAAGGTTTTCAAACGAAAGATTTAAGCCGGTATGTTTTGCAAAATCCTTAAGCAATGCCCGTGTACCAGAATATTTAGCTATCGTCCGGGGGCTGAGTTTAAGACCGGTATTGGGGTCAATGGTTTTGGGCGCCTCACTGATAAAAAAGTCCAGAAACGACCAGAAGTCAGTAAAAGGCAATTTTTTCCTGCCGGTAGCTAAGTCTATGGCCTTTTTAAATTTATCCTCAGTCACAGGGTTATTGCTGTTGTCCAGTTGGTGGAATGCGGTTTTGGCGGTAGCCTTTAATTTTTCCAGGCTGGCGTTTATGGAAGCATAGTCAGGCTCGGCCAATACAGCCCGTACTTTTTGAGCCTTACTGCTCCATGCTGAGGGGCTTACGTTTTGCCTGGTAGGATAAACCAACCGTTTGCCATCCCACCTGGCAACCAGATAAACGGGCACTGGTTTTGTTCCCTCGGTTGTTCTGATGTTGAAATTTAGCCTTAACATACGACAAATTTAATTCGTTGTCAGTTCTGTTGTCATTTTTTCTTTACTTATTTTAATTTTATTTTTCTTTTCAGGGATTCAATATCCTTTGAAATGCAATATGAAAGGGCATTATAGGAGAATTTGAAATTAAGAGGGGTTAAAATGAATTAAGCTAATATAGTTTTGTCCGGGCTACTTAACGATATACAATATCAAATGTATCTCGTCTTTTTAGGCTGCTAACTAATGAAGTGCCAGTAAATTATAGTTTGGTTGCTGGCAGCTCGGTTTTATGCCAAATAAACGCCCTCATTTTTTACAACAAAAGACATAAAAATAATATAGGAGAAGGTATTAGCTTGCTTTTTCAGTAGCTCGATATTCACTTAAGGGTTTATAGGTGCCTCCCCTTCTATAACATCAGGCGATGTGGTAAAAAATCCAATATGATGGAAACCTCCTGAATATTACTTCAAACTAATATTGCAATGGCTCGTTCCATTGATCCGTGGCTACATAAATCCGGATGAAAAACTGACCATGCCGTAATGATATCTAATGTAAAACTTTGCAAACCGAGCATACCTGAAAAATGAAAATTACATATTCCAATGGCGCCATTTTGGCAGTCGGGGTGAATTGTATCTTTGTATTAGGTTATACATAATACATATGCGGGATTTGAAAGATTAGCAGTAGAGACTGTACAAAAAATAAATAATGATAATATATTTACAGCGTTTAGAAATAGGTCTGTTCATTTTATAAATGAACGCAAGCGTTTGTTGGAATCTTAACTTTGATCAAATGTTTTTTTGGTGATTGAACAAATAATGAATGGAGATAAAAAGGCTTTTGATGCTTTCTACTGGCAATATGTAGATAAGTTGTTCGGCTATTTCTTCAAAAGGACCCAATCCCATTTTCACGCAGAGGAGCTTACTCAACTCACCTTTATAAAGTTCTGGGAATATCGCAGTTCCCTTAACCCGGAACTTTCGCCGGATATGCAATTGTATTATAAAGCACGCATTACATATATCGACTGGTTACGGAAGGCCGCCACGCAGCGCAGCCTGCTGTCGCAGATTATTGGCCCGGCGTCAGATTCCCCTGATAATCCCCCGGAAGGATCCGAAAAATATGAACGCGCGCGGATGGCATTGGAGCAGTTGCCGGAAATGCGCAAAAAAGTGCTGACCCTTTTTTACCTGGAGGGCTATAATTATAAAGAAATAGCCACTTTGCTCGGCATAGCTCCTAAAACGGTGGACAATCATATTTACCAGGGTATTGCCCAACTCAGAAAAATTTTATTGCTTTTTATTATTTTTTTTCCCAGGCAATAGGGAAAATGCGCTTTGTGCAACGTTAGTAGTATTATATGGCAGAAGAAATGGACCCATATCTCATCCGGAAGTTTTTAAATAATGAGAGTACACCAAAAGAAGCGGAAGCCGTAAGCGCTTTTTTTGAAGCACACCCGGAAGAGCTGGATCAATATTTTGCAATAGAGGAATGGCAAGATGCTTTAAAAGAAGTTGAGTTAACTAATGAGCGGAAACAGGCCATCAAAAAGATCATTGATAAAAAAGCAGGTATAAACCGCAGTGTTTTAAAACTTCCGCTGTTCCGGTATGCCGCTGTTGCTGTTTTGCTGCTGGCGGTAGCTATTACTGTGGTTTACGTTGTAATCCCGCGACCGGAGACCGGCAGGTATGAGCGTTTTGTTATTAATAATCCAACCCTGGCCAATAAAGATACAGTGCTTCCTGATGGTTCACGGGTAATGCTTTTGCCCGGTGCACGCCTCTCCTATCAATCGGATTTCTTAAAAAAACGATGGGTGACGGTAGAAGAAGGCACGGTACAGTTTGAGGAAAGGAAAATGAATGTGCCTTTTACAGCCTTTGCACAGGGAATTGCTACCACTCCCATAGGTACGAAATTTTCCGTTAACAGTGCTCCGGCAATGGAGACCGTAGAAATCATATTGTTAGAGGGAAAAGTAAAAGTAAATACGGTAAATACGGTCAAAAAAATGAACGAAGTAGTGATGGCCCCGGGCGATAGGCTCTTTATCCGGGTGCGTACAATGTCGGTAATCCTTACGGGTGTCGGAAAGCAACAGAAGGCAGCACCCCTCCTGAAAAGCGTGCTATCTCCAGCAAAGGAAGCCCCGCCGGCTGATGCTGTATGGACAAATAACGCCATCACGTTCTCACAAACGGCATTACCGGTTGTATTTGATAAAATAATGGATAAGTATAATGTACCGATTGTTTATGATAAAGAACAACTATCCCGGTACCATTTTACAGGCGCGGTTTATTATAACGATGATATAAACAAACTCTTAAAGAACATTTGTGATGTAAACGGTCTTATGTATAACTATCGAAACGATTCAATAATTATAACCAGGAGCTCTGAACCTAATCCGTAAAAAGAGCAGTATTCACCGATCGGGTTCTTTCCGGGTATTTTGAAGCAAGCTGCTTATATAGCCTGCAGAGAGAGAAATGCCCCCAAACGGGTGGCAGGCAAAAGTATTGCATCATGAGCAATGATGCATTTACAGAAGTATTGACTTTTAATTAAAACATACAGTTTACATGAAAATGAGAAAAAGACGACTTATGCTTGTCGTACCATTATTACTGCTGTCATTTCCTTTGCTTACTGCTGCTCAGATAAAACCGGGCGGGATTAACGGGAAAGTAATAACAGAACAGGGCGATCCCTTAAACGGAGTTACTGTTACACTTATCAATCAAACGAACAGGGAAGGGCGGTTTGCCGTTTCCGATGAAAACGGCAATTTTTCATTTGCAAACGTTACGTATAATCAGAAATATACGCTGGTCTTTGAGTATGTAGGATACCAGGCAGATTCAGTAACGCAGTTTTCTGTAAGAAATGAAAGTGAGAACAATGCCATCGTAATGCGGTTGAAGCCTTCAGATGCAAAATCCGCGCTCAATGAAGTGGTTGTTGTGGGCTATGGTACGCAAAAGAAAATAAACCTTACAGGGGCTGTTTCCGTTGTAGACGGGGAAGCACTGGCCAACCGCCCGGTTGTAAATGCCACCCAAAGTCTGCAGGGGCTGGTGCCGGGCTTAAATGTAAGTGTCAACAACAAAGGAGGCACTCCCGGAACCAGTTACAATCTGAACATACGCGGACAGGGGAATTTAAGCAGCTCAGACAACCCTTATGTACTGGTAGATGGTATGGAAATGTCTTTAAGCGATGTAAATCCCAATGATATAGAAAGTATCTCTGTTTTAAAAGACGCCGCCGCTTCCTCTATTTACGGAGCCCGGGCTGCTTACGGTGTTATATTGGTCACCACTAAAAAAGGAAGTAAGAACAAGATGTCTTTTAACTATAACGGAAATGTGGGAGTGACACATCCGGCAAAGTTGCCGGATATGGTAAATAGCTATGAGTTTGCGAAATTTTTTAATGCCGGGTGGAAAAATGTAACGGGAAATGTTGAGTACTCAGATGAAAAACTGGCGCTGCTGGAACAATTTGTCAAAGACCCGACAGGAATGAATCAATGGCCTGAGCAAACCACGAACTGGTTCCTTGTAGAAAATTCTCCGTTGGGGGTAGGCAACACCAACAATTTCAAACTTCAGTATAAAGACCTGGCATTGAAGCAGGATCATAATCTCAGTGCCACCGGAGGCAACGATAAACAACAGTATTATGTTTCCGGAGGCTATTATGATGAGGATGGCCTCCTCCATTATGCTGATATTAATTATAAGAGATACAACCTTAATGCAAGACTTACTTCACAACTGGCGTCCTGGCTAAAACTGAATCTGAATACAAAATATTCCAACGACAAATCTACGACGCCCTTTGGCGACAATGCCGTAAACGAATCCATGTTCTTTCATAACCTGGCAAGAATGCGGCCCACTAACTCGCCTTATGACCTGAACGGGCATTTTACGGAGCTTTCCCAGATCCCTTACCTGCAGTCTGGTTCCGTAAATAATAACCAGAATAATAATCTTGGTATACTCAGCGGATTCGAAATACAACCCTTAAAAAACTGGAAAATCTTTGTTGACTACAATTACCGGTTAAACAATAATAATAATGAGCAGGCCGCCATTCCTGCCACCATTTACGGGTTAGATGGTACCACCCGATATGAAGCCCGGCAGGAGTTAGCGGTGCCGCTGGGCGGCTCCTACTACAGGAGCATGACAAAATCGATTTACAACTCCATAAATATTTATTCAAACTATAACCTGAATATCGCCAATACACATCATTTTACCTTTATGGCAGGTGGGCAGCAAGACAACCTCAAATACTCAAATTTATGGAGTAAGGCAACAGACCTGCTGAACTTCAGTAACCCCGGTCTGGGAACTACCTCCGGGCAAAGAACCACTGATGAAAGTCGGAACGGATGGGCTACTTTAGGGTTCTTTGGCCGTATCAACTATGATTATAAAGGAAAATACCTGTTTGAAGGCAATGCCCGTTATGACGGCTCTTCCCGCTTCAGCCCGGATAACCGCTGGGGGTTTTTCCCTTCCGTATCCGTAGGGTATAATATATCAAAGGAACAATTTATGAGCAGCACCCGCAACTGGCTCAATATGCTCAAACTAAGGGGCTCCTATGGCTTTCTTGGAAACCAGGCGGGCGCTGCTTTATACACTTTTGCGCAAACGATGTCCACACAACCGCAGGGAAGCTGGTTTTTTCAAAACGGCCGTGAAATGATCATTAATGCGCCCGGCACTTTTAATCCGGATGTAACCTGGGAGAAAATTGAAAGCGCAGATATTGCCATTGATTTTGGTATGCTGAACAACCGGCTAACCGGTAGCTTCGATGTTTACCAGCGTACTACAAGGGACATGCTGGGGCCAACAGCCAAACTTGCAGATATGTTTGGCGCCAGTGCACCACAGGCCAATAATGCAACAATGCGCAACAGGGGCTGGGAATTGAGTATCAATTACAATAATAAAATCAATAACAATCTGTCCTACTCTGTTGGTGGAATGTTATCAGATTATACCGCCCAGGTGCTTTCCTATCAAAATCCCACCCTGAATGATCCGGCCGGCACCTGGTATCCCGGCAAAAAGGTAGGGGAGATCTGGGGATATAAAACGGGAGGGTTGATCCAGACCCAGCAAGAGGCGGATGAATACAATAAACTGGACCGCTCCTACCTCAGTGGCCAGAACTGGATACCCGGAGATGTAAAATACCTGGACCTCAATAACGACAATAAAATCAACCGGGGCTCCAACAAAATCGGCGATATGGGAGACCTTAGTGTAATTGGCAACAGCACCCCGCGGTATCAATATGCCCTCAGCGGTTCGCTTACCTGGAAGCATCTGTCTCTTTCCATGTTGTGGCAGGGTGTGGGAAAACGGGATTATAACCCTGCCGGCAGTGTATATTTCTGGGGCGCAGGGGCTAAGGCACAGGTTACCGTATTCCAGGAGCATCTTGATTACTGGACACCTGACAATCCCAATGCGTATTACCCCAATCCTTATATAGGTACCGTGGGGTCTATAGGGCCATATGCCGCCAAGGTAACACAGGCTGCTGACAGGTATATTCAAAACGGGGCCTACCTGCGGTTAAAAAATCTTACACTATCCTATAACATCCCGGGTAATACGGTTTCAAAAATCGGACTTAAAAATGTAACTATTTATGGCGCCGGAGAGAACCTGCTTACGTTCACTAAGATGGCAAAAATGTTTGATCCCGAAACCGTTTTTGTCTTTAACGAAGGAGGAAAGAACTATGCGCTTACGCAAACCTTTTCCATCGGGCTGAATGTTTCATTTTAACAAGGATCAAAATCGCAATCAACAATGAAGAATTTAAACAGACCTTTTATTATAGCAATACTTTTTGCAACTGTTGCAGGATGTGTTAAGAATCTGGATCTCACTCCGCAGGGGCAGCTTACAACAGCCAATCCATTAGGTTCGGTTCCGGAGCTGCAGAAGTATATGAACCAGTTTTATGAAGGCACATTTGAAGTGCAGCCGGGAGGATTGGCAGGCACCGGCATTGCATATGACGATCAAAACAGCGACAACCTGGTTGCAGCGGCGCCTCCTGCATTGATCAATGGCACAAGAGCGCTCAGCGACGCTGCAGCGCTTAGCGAATACACAAAAATAAGGGGCGTAAATTTCGTGTTTGAAAATATAGGAAACTGTAAGGGTACACAGGCCGACATCAACCATTACCTGGGAGAAGCTTATTTTTTCAGAGCCTATTACTACTTCAGCATGCTGCGTAAATACGGAGGTGTCACCTGGGTGAACGAGGTGCTGCCGCCGGATAATGAGGTAATGAAAAAGGCAAGGGGCCCCCGTACCCTGATCACTGACTCGATTCTCTCGGACCTGGACAGAGCAGCATTGTTATTAAAAACCCAGAGCACAAATGGCACCATGCGCATTCACAAGGACTATGCACTGGCATTCAAATCGCGGGTAGCCTTATTTGAAGGAACCTGGGAAAAATACCATAAAGCTAAAGGAACGCCTTTTTTTACAGCCGGCATTTCCGATGCAAAGATTACCAATTACCTGGAGCAGGCGCGCGATGCCGCCAAAGCGGTGATCAGTTCATCAAGATGGAGCATTTTCAATACCGGGCAACCGCTTTCTGACTATCAGACGATGTTCATTACACAGGATCTGACCGCTAATAAAGAAGTATTGTTTTATAAAAAGTATGACATTACGGTTACACCCTCCGTTGGGCACAGCATTACACGCTACCTGAATACAGGAGGAGGCAATATCGGTTTATCGTTGTCATTGGTGGATGATTATCTTACCAGGGACGGGAACATCTTTTCAGGAGCAGCACGTGAGAATGCACAGAAAGTGTATGGCGCTGAACTGGACCCGGCTATCCGTGACCCACGCCTGAGCCAGACAGTGGCCCGGCCCGGAACACGCCTGCGCCCTTTAACGGCCGCCAATATTTATATGCCGCCCTTCAGCCCGGTTATTACACAAACAAGCCCTTCCGTGTTATGGGCAAATCCCTCCGGGTTTTCAATGCTTAAGTATGTAGAGGTGGACTGTCCTATACCAACCGTTGACGGAGAGTTTATGAGCCAGGCTCCTGCCATACAAATGCGCTATGCAGAAGTATTATTAAATTATGCAGAAGCCCTTGCCGAATTACAGGGCGCCAATGCGCAGCAGGAAATAGCAACGGTATTGCAGCCATTAAGAGCCCGTGCCGGAATGCCTGCTATCGACTTTTCGAGGGAGTATAACACAGATCCTGCCTATCCTTTTAGTAAGTTGTCAGCTACCATACAGGTGGTGCGCAGGGAACGCAGGATTGAGTTTGCCGCAGAAGGTATGCGCATGTTCGATATCTTCAGATGGGCTGCTGCAGATGATTTATTGGCAGGGAAACGCCCCCTGGGCACATTATTTATCGGGAGTAATATGGCAGCCGCCAATGTGAAGGGAGGATACTTTGGAGGAAACCTGGTGTATGACCAATCAACCGGGAACAACCTGTACCTGACCGGTAGCCCGGGCGAAGCAAAACGCTATATGGATCCTTATAGGAATGTTTGCCCAAACGGGCTGGGGTTCAAATCTTCCAGGGATTATTTAAGCCCCATTAATCAGGATCAGCTTTCGCTTACCGGCGGCAAATGGGAACAAAATCCGGGATGGTAACAGACATTTATTATACAAACTGAAAAAAAGAATAATGAAAAAGATATATAGCCTGTTCTTTACCTTAGCAATCGTGCTCAGTTTTTTCGCTTGTAAAAAAGACAAAAATATCAACTACAAACCCGTGGCATCACCTTTCAGCGCACAGTTGGAAACAACGGAAAGCGTTGCCGCTGATGGTGCAACCGTCAACGTAATTATAAAGGCCGGAACAGATGGCTGGTGGGTACAGATTCCGTCCTCCGCACCCTGGTGCACTACTACCAGGCCTTATGGAAGCGGAGATTTTACGCTGCCGGTTAAAATTGCCGCCAATACTTCCGGCGCTGAAAGAGCGGTGGACGTTATTTTAAACCCAACGTTCCAATTGCCGCCTGTTACGGTTACGATTCATCAGGCGAAATAATAAAAAGAAATCTTTTGCAGGATCAACAACTTGCTGCATCCTGCATTAATTCTTAAAAAAATGATAATCATGTACAGAAAATTCCTGGCAATCCTGTTTATGACAATCTGCGCATTTACAAATGCATTTGCGCAGCAACCCAATATCGTAGTGATCATATCGGACGATCATGCGTTCCAAACCATCAGTGCCTATGGCAGTAAGTTTACAAAAACGCCCAATATTGATCGCCTGGCTAATGAAGGGGCATTGTTTACAAAGGCCTATGTAACAAACTCCATCTGCGGCCCTGCACGGGCAACTTTTTTAACCGGCAGATACAGCCACGTTAATGGATTCAGGGACAATGAGAACTCCAATTTCAATTTTAACCAGGATATTTTTGTAAAAGATCTTCAGAAGGCGGGCTATCAAACTGCCTGGATCGGCAAAATGCACCTGGGAAACAATACCCCGCAAGGGTTGGATTATTATAATATACTACCGGGTCAGGGGCAGTATTATAATCCGGATTTTATTGAAAGCGGTAACGTGCGGAAGCATTATACCGGTTATGTTTCCAACATCATTACAGATCTTTCCGAACAATGGCTGGATAAAAGGGATCGCTCAAAACCCTTCTGCCTGGTTATTGGTCACAAAGCCACACACAGGACCTGGATGCCGGATCTGCCGGATCTGGACAGGTTTGAGGACAAAACCTTTCCGTTGCCCAAGGACTTTTTTGATAGCTATGCAACGCGTAAAGCTGCACAGGTGCAGGATATGACCATTGCCAAAACGATGATCATGGGGTACGACCTGAAAATGTTTGATAGTGAAGCAAAGGCTGAAAAGGAAGGCTCCATTGCGCGTATGACGCCGGAACAACGTAAAGTGTTCCTGGAGCATTATAATAAGATCTATGCCGGATTAAAGGCCCGCCCGCTTACGGGTAAAGCACTTACCGAGTGGAAGTATCAACGCTACATGCGCGACTATCTGGCCACTGCGGCATCCCTTGACCGGAATATTGGACGCGTACTGGATTATCTGGACAAAAACGATCTTGAAAAAAATACGATTGTCATTTATTTATCTGATCAGGGCTTTTACATGGGGGAACATGGATGGTTTGATAAACGGTTTATGTACGAGGAGTCCTTCCGTACGCCGATGGTGATGCGCTATCCGGGGGTTATCAAGCCCGGTACCCGGATCAATGATTTCATCATGAACCTGGACCTTGCGCCCACCTTACTGGATGCGGGCAGGGCTGTTATTCCTGCCGATATGCAGGGGCAATCGTTCCTGCCGTTGCTCCGCCATCAAAACTATCAATCGCGGAACGCCATGTATTATCATTATTATGAGAACGGGGAGCATTCCGTATCACCCCATTTTGGCATTAAAACCAGACGTTACAAGCTGATCCGTTTTTACAAGCGTGTGGAGAGCTGGGAATTATTTGACCTGGAAAAAGATCCCCGGGAATTGAACAACATTTACCACACAGCCCGCGGACAAAAGCTCAGTAAGGGTTTAAAAGAGCAGTTGGCCGCGCTGATTAAAAAATACAGGGACAATGAGGCTCAAATTATTTTTGATACGACAATAAACTAGTGTAGGGCATAGCATGAATTTTCATTTGGAATCTCCCATTGTTCCGTGCTTCGGAACGCTGAATTACGCAGGTAAGCAAATCATTCTGCGCTTTTCTGTCAGCATTGCTCATTAATATTCTGTTGAATGAAGTATTGCCCAATTACAAGACTTGCCGGGATGCTTTTTGCG
This window encodes:
- a CDS encoding RNA polymerase sigma factor, translated to MIEQIMNGDKKAFDAFYWQYVDKLFGYFFKRTQSHFHAEELTQLTFIKFWEYRSSLNPELSPDMQLYYKARITYIDWLRKAATQRSLLSQIIGPASDSPDNPPEGSEKYERARMALEQLPEMRKKVLTLFYLEGYNYKEIATLLGIAPKTVDNHIYQGIAQLRKILLLFIIFFPRQ
- a CDS encoding RagB/SusD family nutrient uptake outer membrane protein; translation: MKNLNRPFIIAILFATVAGCVKNLDLTPQGQLTTANPLGSVPELQKYMNQFYEGTFEVQPGGLAGTGIAYDDQNSDNLVAAAPPALINGTRALSDAAALSEYTKIRGVNFVFENIGNCKGTQADINHYLGEAYFFRAYYYFSMLRKYGGVTWVNEVLPPDNEVMKKARGPRTLITDSILSDLDRAALLLKTQSTNGTMRIHKDYALAFKSRVALFEGTWEKYHKAKGTPFFTAGISDAKITNYLEQARDAAKAVISSSRWSIFNTGQPLSDYQTMFITQDLTANKEVLFYKKYDITVTPSVGHSITRYLNTGGGNIGLSLSLVDDYLTRDGNIFSGAARENAQKVYGAELDPAIRDPRLSQTVARPGTRLRPLTAANIYMPPFSPVITQTSPSVLWANPSGFSMLKYVEVDCPIPTVDGEFMSQAPAIQMRYAEVLLNYAEALAELQGANAQQEIATVLQPLRARAGMPAIDFSREYNTDPAYPFSKLSATIQVVRRERRIEFAAEGMRMFDIFRWAAADDLLAGKRPLGTLFIGSNMAAANVKGGYFGGNLVYDQSTGNNLYLTGSPGEAKRYMDPYRNVCPNGLGFKSSRDYLSPINQDQLSLTGGKWEQNPGW
- a CDS encoding BACON domain-containing protein, whose protein sequence is MKKIYSLFFTLAIVLSFFACKKDKNINYKPVASPFSAQLETTESVAADGATVNVIIKAGTDGWWVQIPSSAPWCTTTRPYGSGDFTLPVKIAANTSGAERAVDVILNPTFQLPPVTVTIHQAK
- a CDS encoding FecR family protein is translated as MAEEMDPYLIRKFLNNESTPKEAEAVSAFFEAHPEELDQYFAIEEWQDALKEVELTNERKQAIKKIIDKKAGINRSVLKLPLFRYAAVAVLLLAVAITVVYVVIPRPETGRYERFVINNPTLANKDTVLPDGSRVMLLPGARLSYQSDFLKKRWVTVEEGTVQFEERKMNVPFTAFAQGIATTPIGTKFSVNSAPAMETVEIILLEGKVKVNTVNTVKKMNEVVMAPGDRLFIRVRTMSVILTGVGKQQKAAPLLKSVLSPAKEAPPADAVWTNNAITFSQTALPVVFDKIMDKYNVPIVYDKEQLSRYHFTGAVYYNDDINKLLKNICDVNGLMYNYRNDSIIITRSSEPNP
- a CDS encoding tyrosine-type recombinase/integrase, with translation MLRLNFNIRTTEGTKPVPVYLVARWDGKRLVYPTRQNVSPSAWSSKAQKVRAVLAEPDYASINASLEKLKATAKTAFHQLDNSNNPVTEDKFKKAIDLATGRKKLPFTDFWSFLDFFISEAPKTIDPNTGLKLSPRTIAKYSGTRALLKDFAKHTGLNLSFENLDKNFFSKLRTFMVDVKKHNQNTLGKHFTVLKVFLKAAEEHGVRVNPAFKGKAASATPTESFAIYLNEQDIEKLHQPELEGIFDRVRDLLLLGCYTGLRFSDWGQLNQALITSSSIELFQTKTGGRVVIPMRAQLQAIIDKYGGFPNVMTNQEFNRHVKTVCKQVGITDTVQYTEVKGAQRVVIQQPKYELVSSHTGRRSFATNAYLSGMPVPSIMAITGHRTEKAFLAYLRLTKEEHAQVLQRHFKNMNNGV
- a CDS encoding SusC/RagA family TonB-linked outer membrane protein; its protein translation is MLVVPLLLLSFPLLTAAQIKPGGINGKVITEQGDPLNGVTVTLINQTNREGRFAVSDENGNFSFANVTYNQKYTLVFEYVGYQADSVTQFSVRNESENNAIVMRLKPSDAKSALNEVVVVGYGTQKKINLTGAVSVVDGEALANRPVVNATQSLQGLVPGLNVSVNNKGGTPGTSYNLNIRGQGNLSSSDNPYVLVDGMEMSLSDVNPNDIESISVLKDAAASSIYGARAAYGVILVTTKKGSKNKMSFNYNGNVGVTHPAKLPDMVNSYEFAKFFNAGWKNVTGNVEYSDEKLALLEQFVKDPTGMNQWPEQTTNWFLVENSPLGVGNTNNFKLQYKDLALKQDHNLSATGGNDKQQYYVSGGYYDEDGLLHYADINYKRYNLNARLTSQLASWLKLNLNTKYSNDKSTTPFGDNAVNESMFFHNLARMRPTNSPYDLNGHFTELSQIPYLQSGSVNNNQNNNLGILSGFEIQPLKNWKIFVDYNYRLNNNNNEQAAIPATIYGLDGTTRYEARQELAVPLGGSYYRSMTKSIYNSINIYSNYNLNIANTHHFTFMAGGQQDNLKYSNLWSKATDLLNFSNPGLGTTSGQRTTDESRNGWATLGFFGRINYDYKGKYLFEGNARYDGSSRFSPDNRWGFFPSVSVGYNISKEQFMSSTRNWLNMLKLRGSYGFLGNQAGAALYTFAQTMSTQPQGSWFFQNGREMIINAPGTFNPDVTWEKIESADIAIDFGMLNNRLTGSFDVYQRTTRDMLGPTAKLADMFGASAPQANNATMRNRGWELSINYNNKINNNLSYSVGGMLSDYTAQVLSYQNPTLNDPAGTWYPGKKVGEIWGYKTGGLIQTQQEADEYNKLDRSYLSGQNWIPGDVKYLDLNNDNKINRGSNKIGDMGDLSVIGNSTPRYQYALSGSLTWKHLSLSMLWQGVGKRDYNPAGSVYFWGAGAKAQVTVFQEHLDYWTPDNPNAYYPNPYIGTVGSIGPYAAKVTQAADRYIQNGAYLRLKNLTLSYNIPGNTVSKIGLKNVTIYGAGENLLTFTKMAKMFDPETVFVFNEGGKNYALTQTFSIGLNVSF
- a CDS encoding sulfatase family protein, producing MYRKFLAILFMTICAFTNAFAQQPNIVVIISDDHAFQTISAYGSKFTKTPNIDRLANEGALFTKAYVTNSICGPARATFLTGRYSHVNGFRDNENSNFNFNQDIFVKDLQKAGYQTAWIGKMHLGNNTPQGLDYYNILPGQGQYYNPDFIESGNVRKHYTGYVSNIITDLSEQWLDKRDRSKPFCLVIGHKATHRTWMPDLPDLDRFEDKTFPLPKDFFDSYATRKAAQVQDMTIAKTMIMGYDLKMFDSEAKAEKEGSIARMTPEQRKVFLEHYNKIYAGLKARPLTGKALTEWKYQRYMRDYLATAASLDRNIGRVLDYLDKNDLEKNTIVIYLSDQGFYMGEHGWFDKRFMYEESFRTPMVMRYPGVIKPGTRINDFIMNLDLAPTLLDAGRAVIPADMQGQSFLPLLRHQNYQSRNAMYYHYYENGEHSVSPHFGIKTRRYKLIRFYKRVESWELFDLEKDPRELNNIYHTARGQKLSKGLKEQLAALIKKYRDNEAQIIFDTTIN